Genomic DNA from Peribacillus simplex NBRC 15720 = DSM 1321:
CTTCTCGCTTGCCTAGAGTTTTGGGTGCCCTCCTTGTCGGGGCATTTCTAGCCATATCAGGAGCACTCATGCAGGGGATGACAAGAAATTATCTTGCATCCCCTTCAATTATGGGAGTGACTGATGGCTCTGCTTTCATGATTACACTTTGTATGGTTTTTGCTCCGGGTATGTCTTCTTTCCAAATGATCCTCTTTTCCATGATAGGTTCTGCATTGGGGGCCGGGATTGTATTTGGTTTTGGATCGCTGCTTCCAAATGGATTATCCCCCGTTCGATTGGCAATAATCGGAACCGTCATCGGGACATTTCTAAGCAGTATTTCGGCTGCCATAGCATCCTATTTCCAGATTTCCCAAAATGTAAGTTTTTGGTACAACTCCAGGCTGCACCAGATCGATCCCAATGTACTAAAATTGGCGATTCCTTGTGGAATGGTGGGAATCATTCTTGCTCTATGCATTTCTAAGTCCATTACCATTTTATCTTTAGGCGATGAAATTTCGATTAATTTAGGTCAACGCACAAAGCTGGTAAAAGCAGCGGCCCTCCTTTCCGTCATATGTTTAACAGGAATTGCCGTTGCCCTAGTAGGGAAAATCGGCTTTGTTGGGCTTATCATTCCTCACATTACCCGTTTTTTAATTGGGATAGATTATAAGTGGGTCATTCCTTGTGCAGGTGTAATCGGTGCCGTTTTTCTAGCTCTGTGCGATGTATTGAGCAGGTTTGTGAATTACCCATTCGAAACCCCCATAGGAGTCGTTACTTCCTTGATTGGAATCCCTTTCTTCCTGTACTTAATCAGAACTAGAGGAGGAGAAAAGAATGGATAAGAATTCACGGTGGCGATTCACCATCACGATGACAATCATTGTATGTTTAATCGTTGTTTCAAGTTATTTTAGCTTAATAAGCGGTACATTCGACATGACCATCAAAGCTGTTTTTCAGACATTATTCAGGGTGAATCCAATGTCCGATTATGATTTGGTCATCTTTGATTTCAGGCTCCCCCGCATTGTAATCGCCGGTTTGGTGGGACTGAGTTTAGGAATTGCAGGAGCCGTCATCCAAGGCGTTACGAAAAATGGATTGGCCGATTCGGGGATCTTGGGTATTAATGCCGGGGCTGGTACGGCCATTGTCATTTTCATGTTTTTCTATCAAGGTCATAATGCTAGTCCGGATTGGTTCTCCATTATAAGCTTACCGTTGTTCGGGTTGGTTGGCGGTCTTTTGGCCGCCCTATTGATTTTCCTTTTTTCGTGGAAAAATGGGACACTCGATACGGGCAGGCTTTTATTGACCGGTATCGCCATTGGCTCAGCTTTTGGAGCCCTTTCCTTATATTTATCATTAAAAATGAATTCCACGGATTTCGAAATGGCAACGGTTTGGCTCTCAGGAACGATCTATGATGCTAATTGGAAATACATCGCTTCCATGCTACCTTGGATGATAATCTTGATCCCCATTATTAAGAAAAAAGCGTATTTACTGGATTTGTATCAATTGGAAGAATCGAGTATAAAAAGTTTGGGGATTTCAGTGGAAAGGGAAACAATCATCCTCTTGCTCTGCAGTATCGGGTTAGTGGGCGCCTGTGTTTCCGTCTCGGGCAATATTGGATTTGTAGGTTTAATGGCTCCCCACATATCCAAGCATCTTGTAGGAATCCATCACAATCAAGTCATCCCCGTATCCGGGGCAGTCGGCGCATTACTGGTCATCCTATCCGACTTTATCGCAAAAACCTTTTTTGCACCCGCTGAATTACCAGTTGGGATAGTCATTTCAATTATTGGTGTACCATATTTTCTCTATTTATTAATTAAAGCAAAAGCATAGAAGGAGAGATGATAAGTGAGTATTCTCCGTATGGAAAATCTGGAAACGAATTACGAGAAATTCACGGTATTCAAAGACTTGAATTTAGAAATAAAAAAGGGGCTGGTCACGACCATCATTGGTCCGAATGGATGTGGTAAATCCACATTACTGAAAACGATAGGCCGTATTCTAAAACAAAAGAGCGGAAGCGTTTATTTACAAGGTCAGGAATTACATAAAATCCATACCAAACAGATTGCCAAGCACTTGGCATTACTTCCCCAAAACCCGGTTGCACCAGCCCAATTGAAGGTAGAGGAACTTATTTCATATGGAAGGTATCCGCACCGCAATAATGTAAATAAACTAACTAAAGAAGATAAAGAAACGATTGAATGGGCCATGGATATCACAAAAACCCTTTCATTTCGAAACCGGCAGATCGCAAATCTTTCCGGTGGTCAAAGACAAAAAGTTTGGCTAGCAATGGCTTTAGCACAGCAAACGGAGATTTTATTACTAGATGAACCTACCACCTACCTTGATATGGCTCATCAACTAGAAGTTTTACAAATTGTTGAGAGGCTTAACAGGGAACAAAAAAAAACCATCGTGATGGTATTGCATGATATCAACCATGCGTCTCGGTTTTCACATGAAATCATAACGATGAAGGAAGGAGAAATCATTAAAATCGGTACCCCGGGCGAAATCATTACACCTGCCGTTTTAGAAGAAGTCTTTCGTATTCAGGCAAGGGTGATGATAGATCCTGCCAATGGGGCTCCCGTTTGTTTTGGTTATGACAATTTATCACAGCAAGAAGTATATAAAGAAGCTGTTTTATCCAATTAAAAGGTGTGCTTCTAAAAGTGGTTCGGAAAACGTATATTTCATCAAATGATATTCCCGAATCAACTGACCCAAACCAACACCTTCAACTCCTCAGGTATTGTTTCCATCTAAATTTTATAACATAGTTGATTGGAGCGGGTGTGCGAGGCTCCTGCTTAGAAAATCGCGTCTAGGGGAGACCCCGCAGGCGCAAGCCGAGGAGGCTCCACGACCGCCCGCGGAAAGCAAGTTTCTTGAGCGGAAATCAACATCCAAATTGTACAAACCATAAAAAAACTGCAGGCAAACTCGCTTTTCTTTGAGTTTGTCTACAGTCTAAAGGGATGTCGACAAGTCGACATCCCCTTTTTTACACGTTTTATAGTTTTTCCAACTGGATGATATCTGGTGTATTTTGTTTCTGGATCCCTGACTTTTGCAATTTCACTGCCGTTCCTTCAGGTAAGTTAGTGAATATAATAGGAGTGACCGTTGATGGTGCATTCCGTTTTATGAAATCTAAATCAATTTCCAAAAGAGGTGTTCCTTTTGTTATTCTTTGACCTTCTTGCACAAGAGATGTAAACCCTTCTCCATTTAATTTAACTGTATCTAAGCCAACATGGATCAGAATTTCCAGACCATTATCCATTTTCAATCCTAGTGCATGATTTGTCGGGAAGATACTTAGGACTTCCCCATCGATTGGGGATACTAGTTTTCCGTTGACTGGCTCGATAGCAAAGCCATCCCCCATCATTTTCATAGCAAACACTTGATCGGGAACTTGATCTATCGGTAAAACGTTTCCTTCAATTGGAAGGACAAAGTCATTTGCACCCAAAGCTTGGTTTTCTTCCATTCTATCCTCTGCCACTTGTGCGGATGGACTTGTTTTCACTTGGCTTGGGTCAACGCCATTCTTGACTAGTTGTTTCATCGCATTTGCAACGAATTCAACATTCGTTCCAACAATGACCTGCACACTAGATTTATTCAACTTCATGACACCGCGCGCACCATGCCTTTTTAAGGCTGCTTCATTCACATTTCCTGAATCGGCCACTTGTAAACGCAAGCGTGTTGCACAGTTATCAA
This window encodes:
- a CDS encoding FecCD family ABC transporter permease — encoded protein: MDKNSRWRFTITMTIIVCLIVVSSYFSLISGTFDMTIKAVFQTLFRVNPMSDYDLVIFDFRLPRIVIAGLVGLSLGIAGAVIQGVTKNGLADSGILGINAGAGTAIVIFMFFYQGHNASPDWFSIISLPLFGLVGGLLAALLIFLFSWKNGTLDTGRLLLTGIAIGSAFGALSLYLSLKMNSTDFEMATVWLSGTIYDANWKYIASMLPWMIILIPIIKKKAYLLDLYQLEESSIKSLGISVERETIILLLCSIGLVGACVSVSGNIGFVGLMAPHISKHLVGIHHNQVIPVSGAVGALLVILSDFIAKTFFAPAELPVGIVISIIGVPYFLYLLIKAKA
- a CDS encoding FecCD family ABC transporter permease, yielding MAKTNSLPIIILCMAPLLICISIVLSILYGAKNIDSITVWNAIFHYDSGNVDHTIIMASRLPRVLGALLVGAFLAISGALMQGMTRNYLASPSIMGVTDGSAFMITLCMVFAPGMSSFQMILFSMIGSALGAGIVFGFGSLLPNGLSPVRLAIIGTVIGTFLSSISAAIASYFQISQNVSFWYNSRLHQIDPNVLKLAIPCGMVGIILALCISKSITILSLGDEISINLGQRTKLVKAAALLSVICLTGIAVALVGKIGFVGLIIPHITRFLIGIDYKWVIPCAGVIGAVFLALCDVLSRFVNYPFETPIGVVTSLIGIPFFLYLIRTRGGEKNG
- a CDS encoding ABC transporter ATP-binding protein, which produces MSILRMENLETNYEKFTVFKDLNLEIKKGLVTTIIGPNGCGKSTLLKTIGRILKQKSGSVYLQGQELHKIHTKQIAKHLALLPQNPVAPAQLKVEELISYGRYPHRNNVNKLTKEDKETIEWAMDITKTLSFRNRQIANLSGGQRQKVWLAMALAQQTEILLLDEPTTYLDMAHQLEVLQIVERLNREQKKTIVMVLHDINHASRFSHEIITMKEGEIIKIGTPGEIITPAVLEEVFRIQARVMIDPANGAPVCFGYDNLSQQEVYKEAVLSN